Proteins encoded by one window of Rhodobacteraceae bacterium IMCC1335:
- the mutT gene encoding 8-oxo-dGTP diphosphatase MutT: MKTVLVSAVALVDADGRVLIAQRPAGKAMAGLWEFPGGKIEPGETPEAALMRELKEELGIETWDSCLAPLTFASHSYDDFHLLMPLFICRKWQGIVAPKEGQQLKWVYAKELRDYPMPAADIPLIPILRDWL; encoded by the coding sequence GTGAAAACGGTTTTGGTTTCTGCGGTTGCGCTGGTTGATGCCGATGGGCGCGTGCTGATTGCACAGCGCCCTGCGGGCAAAGCCATGGCTGGGTTGTGGGAATTTCCCGGCGGTAAGATTGAGCCAGGTGAAACGCCTGAAGCGGCGCTTATGCGAGAATTGAAAGAAGAGTTGGGCATAGAAACCTGGGATAGTTGTTTGGCACCGCTTACCTTTGCCAGCCACAGCTATGATGATTTCCATTTGCTCATGCCTTTGTTTATTTGCCGTAAATGGCAGGGCATTGTGGCGCCCAAAGAGGGGCAGCAATTGAAGTGGGTTTACGCCAAAGAGCTGCGCGATTATCCAATGCCGGCGGCCGACATACCGCTGATTCCGATTTTGCGCGATTGGCTATAA